DNA sequence from the Cohnella herbarum genome:
TACCTTGAGTAAACCACGCATCCCATCCTTCACCTGTTGTAAGCGTCTCATATACCCTGTCCGGTGTGGCATTTATGAATGTACGATGCTGAATATCAAGCGTCTTTCGCATCTTAACCCTCCTTCTCTAAATTCATTATGGAAGCATATTTCTCGCGCATTTCTTTAACACGCCCCCAAGGGAAGTCGACATGCTTCTCTTGAAGGACCACATCCAGCATATCCAAATGGACGTGCCAGCCCGCCAGAAAATCACCCACTTCAGCGGATTCATAAAACGTATGAGTCAAGCGGAGATGACATCCGTCACCTTCGTCCCTCAATTCCCATCGAACCAAGGATTGTCCCGATGACTTCTCTTCCCAGGTGTACTCCAATTCATTCGGAGGATTTACCTTGGTGAATACCCCATGAACCACATCGCCGTTGTCCCATTGAAATGAAATCTTGCCATCCATTATCAGATCGAATCGAGCTTCAGCCGTTAACCAATGGACGATCCGGTTCGGACTCGTTATCGCCGTCCATACTTTTTCAACCGGATGATTGAGATTACGCTCGAACTTAACCACTCGTCTTCCTTCATGTCGTAAAACTTTGCCGTCCATGTCATCCCTCCAATTTATTTTCTTCCATATTATATAATATATATTACTATAAAGATATATAACTGTAAAGAAATGAATTGACCGAATCGACCAGCTTCAATAAAAAAGATGACCCCTAAAGAATATAGGAATCATCTTCTTAACGCTTAGTATTACTTCAAGTATTTTCCCGTAATCGACTTCTCCGCGTGGATGATCTGAGTAGGCGTGCCCTCGAACACCACTTGACCGCCCTTGCTCCCTCCGTCCGGTCCCATATCGATGATCCAGTCCGCTTGGCTGATCACATCGAGGTTGTGCTCGATAACGATCACCGTATTGCCGGCATCCACGAGGCGGTTCATAATCTCCAGCAGGTGACCGATATCCGACATGTGCAAGCCTGTCGTCGGCTCGTCCATCACGTAGATGCTGCCGTTCTTGTGCAACTCGCTTGCCAGCTTGATGCGTTGGCATTCCCCGCCGGAGAGCGTGCTGAGCGGCTGGCCGAGCGTAATATAGTTCAGCCCTACGTCGCTCATCGCTTGAAGCTTGCGCACAACCTCTTTGAGCTGAAAAAAGTCCAATGCCTGCTCGACGGTCATCTCCAGCACTTCCGCAATCGACTTGCCGTTCAGCTTATACTCGAGAACTTCTTCCTTAAAGCGTTTCCCGCCGCATACTTCGCATGGCAACTTCACGCTATCGAGATAACCAATGTCCGTATAGACTACGCCCAGTCCTTGGCAATTCTCGCAAGCGCCCTTGGAGTTGAAGCTGAACAAGCCTTGGTTAACCTTGTTCGCGGAAGCGAACGCTTTGCGCACGTCATCCATGATGCCCGTGTAGGTCGCCGGATTCGAGCGAGTCGACACGCCTATTGCCGATTGGTCGATAACGATCGCATCTTGATGCTGGCTAAGGAATACATCGTTAATGAGCGTGCTTTTACCCGAACCGGCGACACCGGTTACGACTGTCAGCACTCCGGTCGGAATATCGACGCTCACGTTCCGCAGGTTGTGCTGAGTGGCATCGTTGATGGACAGCTTGCCGGAAGAGTGCCTGCAATCCTGCTTCAACTGGAGCGAACGCTTCATATGGGTGCCTGTCAACGTTCCCGACTCCAGCAACCCTTGATAACTTCCTTTGTACACGACGTTACCGCCGCGACTGCCGGCATGAGGCCCGACGTCTACGATATAGTCCGCAACCTTGATCACATCGGGATCATGCTCAACGACTAGAACGGTATTACCCTTGTCGCGCAGCTTCTGAAGCAATCCGTTTAATCGGTGTACGTCGCGGGGATGCAAACCAATGCTGGGCTCATCGAAGATGTAAGTAACGTCAACCAGACTGCCGCTCAGATGCTTCACCATCTTCACGCGCTGCGACTCTCCCCCGGACAAGGTATCCGTCTCGCGGTCCAGCGTCAAATAGTCTAGTCCGATATCCACCAGATGCTGCAATCGCTCCGCCAGCGCCTTCACGACCGGCGCGGATGCGGAATCTTCAATCTCCCGAATTACGCGGATGAGCTGTCCCACTTCCATAGCCGATAATTCAGCGATGTTGTGTCCGTTGATCCGACAGTTAAGCGCAGCCTGACTGAGTCTTGCGCCGCGACAAGCGGAACAGGTACCCTCGGTAATGTACGGCGCAACGGATTGTTGCGTGCGCTCGGACTTCGTCTTCACGTCTTGCTTGATGTACTTATTGGTAAACTTCTCGATGACGCCTTCCACCGTAATATTCGTTGCCTTCCCGGCGAAATCCATCTTCACTTTCCTAGCCTTGCCGTATAGCAGTAGCTCCAGATTCTCATCCGAATAATCGCTTATCTTCTTGTCGAGATCGAAGGGCCCCGACTGAACGATCATGTTCCAATCCCAACTGCTCACCGAATAACCCGGCAGCAGGATTGCCCCTTCATTTAACGATTTGGACATATCCACCGCTTTGCTCATATCGATGCCCAGCCTGCGACCGATCCCGTTGCACTCCGGACACATCCCTTGCGGATCGTTAAACGAGAACATGTTCACCGGACCAACATAGGGCTGACCCACGCGGGAAAAGAGTAGTCGGAGAATGGGAGAAATATCGGTAATCGTGCCCATCGTGGAATGGGAACCGCCGCCCAGCCGCTTCTGATCGACGATAACGGCCATGCTTAGGTTCTCGAGCGCGTCCGCGTCCGGTTGCGGAAAACGCGGCAGAAAAGTACGGACGAACATGCTGAAGTTTTCGTTCAGCAGCCGCTGGGATTCCGCGGCGATCGTATCGAAAACGATCGATGACTTACCGGATCCGGATACCCCCGTGAAGATCGTGATCTTCCTCTTCGGAATGCGCAAGGATACGTTCTTGAGATTGTTTTCCCTCGCACCCGAGATGACGATATACTCCTGATTCCATTCGCTCATGTGCTTAACACCCTTCCGATAATTATTGAATCAACATAAACCGGCTGCAAACGATATGCAGCCGGTTTATGTTGATTCGGGTCAAGCTGAGTCCGTCTATCGCACCCATTCATTCTAGTATTGGGAAGGCACAATGCGGTTATAGTTCCAACGCCTTTTCGAACCCGCCGAACCAATTCCCCCAGCCGTATCTAGCGCCTTCGAGTCCATGAACATTCGAGAATCCGGTTTGATCGAGATGAAGATTAACCTTCCCGTCCCCTAAATCCTGCAACGTCCAGGTGACCGTATGCCGCTCGTCTCCGGTAGCCCAGGAATACGACAACCGGTTTGGCGCTTCCACGATAAGCACTTCGCCGTCAACGAGCCCATCCCAATATTCGTTCGGCTGATGGCGAAACTGGAAACGATGGCCCACGACAGGCTTAAAATCATTTTCCGTGATCCATTTGGCAAGCTTATTCGAATCGGTTAAGGCGGACCATGCCTTCTCGATCGATGTCGTATACTGAAAATCCAAAGACAAAGCCAAACTCATTCTTCTTCCTCCTCGAATAGTTGATTCAATCGCAACATATTGGTACTCCAGTATTTACTGTAGAAGCCCACCCAATCTTGAACTTCCCTAAGCGGAGAGGCGTCTAGCCTAAATCGCGTTTCCCTTCCGACTTTTCGATCATGTACTAGTCCGACCTCTTTAAGAATCGTCAAATGCTTAGACACTGCCGTGCGGCCCATTGGAAACTGCGCCGTTAATTCGTGAAGCGGTATCTCCTCCGACTCCGATAACAGATGTATCAGTTCGCGCCTAGTTGGATCTGCAATCGCGTCATATACATCCCGCAACTGGTTGTTCTCGTTCACAGCACCCTCTCCTAAGTAGGATTACCAAGGGACAGCAAAGCCATTATTTATTAATTAGACACCATCTGGTGTCGTTTTTAATTATATGTTTCCTTTCGGTGTCCTGTCAACCAGATCGTGCCAATACAGCAGCTTGGATCCTAGCCATACCATCGCCATATCGGTCAGCTTGCCGAATATCGCGAACAGAATGAGGCTTGTCATGATAATCGCCGGTCGTCCCGTCGTTTGACCGTCCGTCATAAGAAACCCTAACCCTTTGCTGGCGCCCATAATTTCCGCTGCCACGACGAACATCCAGCCCATGCTCAATCCGCTTCTCATGCCGACGACCAAGGAAGGCAACGTAGCGGGCAGGTAGAAATGCCAGATCAAACGAAATCCCTTATATCCATGCACCCATCCGACTTCGATCAACTTCCGGTCTACGCTCATAATGCCCGTCAGCAAATTCAAATAGACGGGAAAAAATACCCCGATAGCGATAAGAGTGATCTTCGACGTCTCGTAAATCCCTAACCATAGAATGAACAAAGGAACCCACGCCATGGACGGAATATTCCGAAGCGCTTGAAGCAGCGGGTCAAACAAATAACGGAAAAACCGAAAGTACCCGTTCAGAATGCCTAGTACCAACGCTACCGCTAAGCCTGCAACAAAACCGGAAAATACCCGATATATCGTAATCCGCAAATGCTCGGCCAGCTCGCCCGATGCTAACAGATCGGTGAATGTGTCGTAAATTCGATTGAGCGGCGGCAGTAAATTAGGGGCTACATATCCGGTAACGGAAGCGTATTGCCAACCGCCTAGCAGGACGATAGGAACTAGGAATCCCAAAGCGATTTGAAAAAGGCGACTGTCCGTGAATTTCAAATCGACGACCCCCGTTTATTGTGCGATCTTGGTGAAGTATTGCGAATCGATCAATTCATCCACGACTTTGGCAACGTCCGTATCCTCAGGAATAATTCCGCTCTTCAATAAAACAACACCCGCCGCGTTAAGAGCTTCCTTCTGCTTATCTCCGATGACAGGGTCGGAAAGATCGGTTCTCTCGATAACCTTATCCACGACCGGCAACGTTTGCTTGGATTGCTCGCTTACGATTTTCTTGAATTCGTCACCGTTGTCGATAGCCCAATTACGCGCCTTTTCATAGGCTTCAATCACTTTTTTCGTCAGCTCCGGGTTGTCGCTCGCGAACGACTCTCTTACGTTAAGCACCCCGTAAGTATTTAAGGAAGCGTCGCGGATAACGAGCTTGGAGCCCTGCTCCACTTCGGTTTGCGCCATGAACGGATCGAGTCCCGCCCATGCATCGACTTCGCCCTTCTCCAAAGCCGCTTTGCCATCGGCGTGCTGCAGTTGAACGAGCTCTACGTCCTTCTCGGTCAGTCCCGCCTGATCTAGAATTCGCAATAGGAAAATATGCGGGTCCGTCCCTCTCGTAACCGCGATTTTCTTTCCTTTCAAATCCTCGGCTTTCGCGATCGTAGAGTCGGCTTTAGTCACAAGCGCTGTCCATTCCGGCTTGGAATAAACGTAGATCGACTTAATCGGATTTCCGTTCGATTTGCCTAATAACGCCGCGGCGCCTGCCGTGGAGCCGAAATCGATGCTCTTGCTATTCAAATACTCCAAAGCCTTATTGCTTCCCGCGCTAAGTACCCATTCGACTTCGGTGCCGTCCGATTTAAGCGCCTCCTCCAGGAAGCCTTTTTCCTTCAACACGAGGCTTACCGGATTATAATAAGCATAGTCCAGCTTAATCTTGGTCACGCTTGATGAAGCTTCCTTCGACGTGCCGTTACCGCAGCCCGCCAATTGTAGTACGACCAATATCATGACGATAACGAATGCGAGTTGCTTCCCTTTTCCTAATCTCATTTTCATATCTCCTTAGATGGTATAGTTATCCATTGCCTTGCCAGTTGGCGATTCTATCTTCTCCTTAACCAGAACGCGGTCAAGAATCATTTTCTCGAAATAGGCGAAGCCGCTATCATGCTCTCTGGGGCGCGGCAACGTAATCTTAACGTCAAACGCAATCCTCCCCTGCTCAATGAGAATAACCCGATCCGCCAATTGCACCGCTTCCGCTACGTCATGGGTGACAAGCAGAGCTGTGAATTGCTGCTCCGTCCACAAGCGCTCTATTAATTGCTGCATTTCGATTCTCGTTAAGGCGTCCAGCGCTCCAAGCGGCTCATCAAGCAGCAGAAGCTTCGGATTTCCCGCCAAAGCGCGGGCAAGCGCTACCCGTTGACGTTGTCCGCCGGATAACACGCCTGGCCATTCGGAAGCGCGACTACCCAAACCCACTTGCTCTAGCGCATTCTCCGCTTTACGAATAGCCCCATCCTTGACGCCCACTCTAACGTTCTCAACCACGCTCTTCCAAGGGAGCAATCTTGCATCCTGGAACAGCACGCGGGTATCTGGATGTATAAACCGAATTTCCTCGCCGTCGATCGATATGCCGCCTTCGGACGATTTCTCGAGACCCGCCACCAGTCGGAGCAAAGTACTCTTCCCGCAACCGCTCCTGCCTACGATAGCGATGAATTCTCCCGGTTTTGCTTCAAGTTCCACCCCTTTCAGAACCTGCTTATCCCCGTACCGCTTTGCTGTTTGCTTAATTTGCAGATAACTGCCTAATGCCGTTCGTTCCATTCCCTTCCCCCCTTCGGAATAATTTGATTGGCAATCATTTCGCCGAATGGACTGATGAAGAGCGGTTGATCCGCTTGCACCTTCTTGTGCAGCGGAAGCTTCGGAAACAAAAGCTCCGCTACGCGGTAAGCCTCCTCCAAGTGCGGATATCCCGACAAAATAAAGGTGTCGATGCCCATCTCTTGATACTCCAGCATACGAGCCGCTACCTGATCGGGGTCGCCGACAAGCGCGGTACCCGCCCCGCCGCGCACCAGACCGACCCCCGCCCACAGATTAGGACTCACGACAAGCTTGTTTCGGTCTCCTCCATGCAATTGGGCCATCCGGCGTTGTCCCTCCGAGTCCATCTTGGCAAAAGAAGACTGAGCTCTTGCGATCGTCTCGTCGTCGATATGCGAGATGAGCTTATCGGCCGCTTGCCACGCTTCCGATTCCGTTCTACGGACGATAACATGCAATCGGATACCGAACTTGATCGTTCTTCCGGAAGCTTCGGCCAGCCGTCTCATCTTAGCTATTTTCTCGGCAACCTGCTCCGGAGGTTCGCCCCATGTCAGGTAAACGTCGATGTGGTCAGCCGCTATCTCCATAGCCGCATCCGAAGATCCCCCGAAATATAAGGGCGGGTAAGGGGCTTGAATCGGAGGATACAGCACCCTTCCGCCTTTTACGCTAAGATGGTCCCCCTCTAAATCCACCTCTTCTCCTTGCAGCACTCGCTTCCATACTTCGAGGAATTCGCCGGTTAAGCCGTAGCGATCCGAGTGATCTAGGAAGACGCCGTCTCCTTCAAGCTCAGCCCTGTCGCCGCCGGTCACTACGTTGATAAGAAGCCGTCCGTTGGAAAACCGATCCAACGTTGCCGCCATTCTTGCCGCCAAAGTCGGGGACATCAAGCCGGGTCTTACCGCAACTAGAAACTTCAGCTTCTCCGTAGCCGGTACCAACGTCGAAGCGACGACCCAAGCATCCTCGCACGAGCGGCCGGTCGGAAGAAGCACGCCGCCGAAACCCAGCTCGTCCGCAGCTTGCGCGATCTGTTTGGTGTACGCGTAGTTAACCGCTCTAGCGCCCTCGCTCGTGCCTAGAAAATGTCCATCGCCGTGGGTCGGAATAAACCAGAATACTTCCATCATGTTAAATCTCCTCTCGAATAGAAAAGACACCCGTCCCCTGTTATTAGAGAAAGGCGCCTTTAGTTGTCTAATCGGCTTGTATTTAGCTGTAAGTTCAAGTTGATCATCTATCCCTTGCTCGTTTCCTGCAGCAGCTTCCAGATCTGATCGGTATAACTGCTTTTATTCGCGTTGAGATACTGATTGGCATACGAGCGTACTGGATCCCCCGCATAGAAACGTTCATACAATTCGTGGCGCGAGCCGAGCGGACTGCCGATTAAATCCCATGCCAGCTTAAACAGCTTTACCTTTTTCTCCGCGCTGACGGAGGCGCCTTCGAAATACAGATGCATGAATTTGGAGATCGGACCGTAGAAGTCCTCCATGCCGGACGGGGTTTGAACGAATCCGCCTCCTCCGACCTGCTGTAATATCTCGATCGCTCTCGGATATGCTTTCGTTCCGATATTCCTAGCGGTATCGATAAAAGAAATCTCAGGCACCCATACTCCGGAAGTATTTTGCGCGGCTTTCGTTTCGGAAGCGATCACGAGCGCTCGCATCGTCTCGACTTGAGTCAGCAGCTCTCCAAGCTTCTCTTGAATGTGAAGATAGCCGGTTACCCCGATCGATTCCGAAATCGCGAAAGCAAGTCCCGTTACGAATTCGAGCTTAGCGACGGACCTCACGACCGTTTGATGGAACGCGAGCGAATTCGCCGTTTTGTTGTTTCGCAGACTCAATACGGATTCCGAATCTCCATAGAGCAATACGCGTTCCCAAGGAATGAGCACATCGTCGAAAAATAGAACGGCGTCCATTTCCTCGTATCTAGAGCTCAGAATATGCTCCTCATCCCTTGAATCCGCGAAAGATTCCCGACAAACGATATGCAGCCCTTTCGAATTGGCCGGAACAACGAGGACATGCGAATGTTCCTTGTTCTCCTTCTTCAACTGTAAAAAGGAGAAAATAATGAAGTCGTGCGTATACGGCGCTCCAGTCGCAATCATTTTCGCCCCGCGCACGATAATGCCTTCGCTCGATTCCTTCACCACATGAAGGAATCTTTCCGCGATGCGCTCATCGCTTAATTCGCGGGAACGATCGATCTGCGGGTCGAGGATAGCCGTCGTAAGGAACAAGTCGTTATCCCTGGCGGATTCGTAATATTTCTCGATCTTCGCTTGAAACCCCTGGTCCCTCTTGCCGATCTCTTCTCTATCCGCATACCATCCCGTAATCATGGACCTGCCGTAATCGGATAAGCGGCTCATGATGCCGTTGGTTTCTTTCGCCCAACAGGTGAAAGCTTTACTTCGGGTTAGAATGTCTTCCTGCGCATTAGGCACCAGAAATGAACTGTGAGCATAACGCCCCGTTGACGGGAGGAAATACCCTACTTCATCTTGGCGGTGCGGATCATCCAGTAAATCGAAGAGTGCTGAAATGGTTTTCAATGTACCTTGAAACGCGGGGTGACCGGGCAAATCGTCCACCGCTTGGCCTTCAAGCCAAACCTTCCGACCATCCTTAAGACTGTTTAGAAACTTATCGCCTCTCTTTGTCATTGAACGGTATCTCCTTGACTTCTTTTTCCGATGAGAATACTATGATTTAAATCATGATGTTGATGTTATCCAATTTTTTCATTAAATTCAACCATCATTTGTATGTATTTCGTGGTTTAAGCAACAGAATTCGCCTATAAGTTCGATTACCCAAAAACAAACAACTATTCATAAATCTTCTCAGCCTATTTGAACATTGGCACGATGTTGGTTAACCAACGAATTCGACCATATTGTCCATTAATAAAAGGAGGATTAAATTCATGCTGCAACCAACGAAAGAAGACCGCAGAATTATCCGCACGCGTAAGGTCATAACGGATTCCTTCATTTCCCTGCTGAACGAAAAAGGGTTTCCCGACATATCCGTAGCCGATCTAACGGAACGTGCCGAGATCAATCGATCAACCTTCTATGCCCATTACAAAGATAAATTCGATCTTCTTCAAGCCGTTATCGAAGAGAAGCTAACCTTGCTATCCGAGCAGCTCGAAGCGTCTAGAGTCACTCATCCCGTGCCTTCCAATGCGCAGGACAGCCCTCATCCCTATTTCGTAACTCTGTTCGTTCATCTTCAAGCACACGCGGAATTTTATACGGTCATGTTCAAGAGAATCGAGGATTCAGTCCTTCGCGGCCGTATGCTGGAAGTCATCAGAGAAAGCCAGTTCATTGTCATCTCCCAATTCAAACTCGAACAAAAGATGCTTATTCCGACGGATATTCTATTGGATTATCTCTGCTCTTCAATTATTGGGGTAGTAGAGAAATGGTATGACAACGGAATGAAATACAGCGCAAATTACATGGCCCTTCAGTTGACGAGATTATGCAGACTAGGCACGGATAAGGCTATGGGGATGTAACCTCCACTTTCCGTAGACTAACGACTTGGAAAAACTAAACTTACGTTGTCCGAAGGAAAAGCGTGGGCGGGAGTTATCATCATCGAACGAATCGGTTTTCCGGTATTCGTGCCCGTGAAGATGATGTTAATATTGCCGTTCCGATGAGCGATAGTGAAGGTGATCGTCGGACGATTAACTTTCCCTCCTCCCCTAACCCCTGCGATCTGACCGATTTGCGACAAGGTCATTTGTTCCAACCCGACTGATTGGGGTGGAATGGTCGTAGAAGTCGCCATATTGTTAACGTCATTAAATACATACTTTCAAATTTATGATCTTAAGATTCCAACCGCCTCCGCGCCAGTTCCCAATGACAGGCAGCATCACAACCTCTTTGTTACCCATCTGGAAAAACCCAAAATGTCTCAGTACCCTTAAATCAAGCTGTCCGATAAAATCGTCGTCTTTATCGCCAAATGGCGATCCATGCGTTCGAAAAACGGATATCGTGCCGTATATCGGATGAGTTTATATTATCCAGCATGACAATCATGCATGACTAAACATGACATTTCCGTGACAGGCATACTCGTTTCCGCGTGTTACAATTTCCAAGAAATAAAATAACGACGTCTTGGAAGGAGCTTTACCCTCATGGATATTCACGGTTACTTCGGACCCTCGGACAACTGGATCAACCTGCTCGTGCTCGTTCACGTCTTAAGCGCCATTATCGGCATCGGCCCGACTTTCTTCGGCCACGTTCTTCTTCGCAAAGGGCAAAATTACGGCAAGTTAAGAAACTCCGTCGGCTTAATGCCGTTGCTGGAGAAGTTTCCGAAGATTCTCGGCTCTTTGGCGGTCGTTAGCGGCATTCTGCTCGCTTGGCTCGGCGATTACGGATTTAAGCAGCTATGGATATACGGCTCGCTTGCCGTGTATGTTCTCATTCAAATCGTCGTCATCGGTTTTATGGCTCCTGCCGCGCAGAAGCTGGTCTCCAAAATCATGGCAGCCAAGGAACCGGATGATCAGCCTATTTCGGCGGAGTTCGCTAGCGAAGTGGCGAAAGTGAATAAAATCAATTATATCGCCACTTGCTTCGGAGTCGTCCTCTTCCTCCTCATGTTTTTCAAGCCGACTTTGTAACGTAGCACGCAACGCACAAATCCCCGATGCGAGAGCATCGGGGATTTCCAACCTCTATATATGTTCCTTGCACGTAATTCGCGAACCGTCGTAGTCCTTAATTGTTAGGGACTTTATCTTTCCTGAACTTTTCGACTTCCGCGTTCAGCTTGTAGTTGTTTTTCTCGACGACGTCCATGAATTGTTGAAGCAGGTTCAGATAGGCGCTTGACTTCGGATCGTTCCTTTGCAGCATCGCTTTGTAAGCCTTCTGCGCGTTCGCATTCATAAGCTTGTAATCGTATCCGAACAACGGCGTATTATTGGCGCCATAGTAAGTTAACGTACGGTAGCTTAATAATAAATTGCCGATGTGGTTCGCACGATTGGAGTGAGGGTACAGCGATAAGAACTTTTCTTGGCTTAGAGCCCGGTTAACCAACTGTTGATAACCAATGACTAGCGCCGCATCCTTAAGCGGAGCTTGTTCCGTTTCGACGGACATAATATCGATATAAGTTGAAATATCCGAATTTACCCGGTCCGCAAAAATCTTAAAGCCCGTATAATTAACGACCGGGAAGAAAAACCCTTCGGCGGTTTCCAGCTTGTAGCCGCTATCGCGCGCCGACATGAGCATTCCCTTCAGCGTCTTATCTGTCGTCCGGCTGATTACGTTGTCGAAGCTGTCTCCTTTTTTGTACGCTTTTCCGATCCCCTTCTGCACGGATAACGCTTCGAAACGTTTTTGTAACGCAGGTAGTTGCTTCTTGACCGCATTCTCCAAGTGAAGAACCATAAGAGTAGCTTGCGATTTGTTGACTTCAACTATGTGTGCTTTTAAGTAGGTGAACGCCTTGGAGATCTGATTTTGTTTCAGTAAAGCTTCGAATTGGTTGACGACTGAGGTCGGAGAGGCGGCTGAGATCGTACCTACCGAGCTTGCATAAGCCGTAGAAAGGTTAGTTGCCGATACTTGAATCGCTTGAAAAGTGAAAGCAAGAGCCGCGATCGCGGCAATCGTCATGGTCTTCGTTCTGCGAGTTTTTCTATACATATTCATTCTCCTTTGGGTGATTTACAGAAATGGTTGGTTAAGCTACTTCTAACAATAAAGGCCGGATGTATCGGGATCATATCGAGTTGTTTCCAAGCTGTAAACTTTTCGTCGGGAAATCTAACGGGAATACTTTCATTTAACCTCAATAGTCGCTTCTAAAACCAAATCAAGAAAATGCCAAAAAACAAGCACGGTCATATTAAGATGACTGTGCTTGTTTTTGAAGTCTCTGTTGACTAAACATAGCTGTATGATCGTTCCGTTAATACTTCAGTAATGTCGTCAAGGTCGAACCCATCCGATGCGAAGCATTTGCAAGCCACGACAATCGCAAGCTTTTCGTTTTCATTTTCCGCAGGTACGTGTATCGTCCACTCTCCATCTTGATGGTAGAAAGTCACTTGGATCATCTTATGCTTACGCCCCATCCTAGTTCCCTCCATGGGAGCTACGGCTCCCGATATTTATGTTGCATTATATTCCGGGATGGCTTTCATGGGTATGATCGGGGCTAACTTTCACGTACTTATTCTTCGGATTCCAGATAAGCTCTTATCCTTCGAGCAGCATGTAAATGCCCATTACGCCCAATAAGACGCCCGATGCTTTTTCCGACCATTCTCCCAAATAAGGCTTGAGCTTGGAGCCGAACGCGATGCCGATAAAGGTAAACACGAAAGTTCTGGAAAAGATCAGCAATACCGTCAGCAAAATAGGCACATGAATAAATCCGGCGGTAAACCCCACGGCGAGTTCGTCCAAGCTGATGCTGAACGCCGTCGCGACCAAAGGCCATCCGGCAAGTTCCTTATCCAGCGTTAGGCTTTCGTCTTCATCGTTAAATAAAAGAAAATAAGTCGCCACCCCGATTAGGAGCAAAGCTCCGATAACGGATGCCATACTTTCGAAATACCGGCTGATCGCGTTGCCGAGGAAGTAACCGACAAGCGGCATGGCGGATTCCGCCGCAGCGAAAGTCAGCGCGATTTTCACCTTGTCCTTCGCTTTTCTTTGCAGTCCTAACGAGGTCGAGATGACGATCGTATCAAAGCCAAGCGCCATAACTAAGATCCAGGCGGCTAACGTTAGATCCACGGCCTAACCCCTTTCGGCGATCGCTTTATTCATAGATATTCCAGCCGTTATTACCGTAGTACAAGCTGTTGCATAAGAATTCGGCGGCTGTGTCACCCTAATGATAGAAATTAATCAGACTCCAAAGGCAGGTACACCTCCATGAGAAGGAAAATCATAAGCGGGTTATGGGTTGCCGTCGTGTCTTTGATGCTTGCGTTACCGGCGTATGCCGCCCATACAGGGACGGAAAATGGCGGAAACGGAGGCTTGGGCAACGGAATGGGTCATTATGGAACCGGTACGCACGATGGGATGTCCACGAATTCCAACGGAACGCGGATGTATGACGGAGCGGGCTATCGCGCAAAAGGGACAAGAGCAGCTCCCGATTATGAGGTCAGCATCTACGGAACGGGAACCGGCAGCCAGTTCCGGAACATGAATGCGGGGGCTCCGGGCATGAAGA
Encoded proteins:
- a CDS encoding ArsR/SmtB family transcription factor, whose product is MNENNQLRDVYDAIADPTRRELIHLLSESEEIPLHELTAQFPMGRTAVSKHLTILKEVGLVHDRKVGRETRFRLDASPLREVQDWVGFYSKYWSTNMLRLNQLFEEEEE
- a CDS encoding SRPBCC family protein, giving the protein MDGKVLRHEGRRVVKFERNLNHPVEKVWTAITSPNRIVHWLTAEARFDLIMDGKISFQWDNGDVVHGVFTKVNPPNELEYTWEEKSSGQSLVRWELRDEGDGCHLRLTHTFYESAEVGDFLAGWHVHLDMLDVVLQEKHVDFPWGRVKEMREKYASIMNLEKEG
- a CDS encoding ATP-binding cassette domain-containing protein — translated: MSEWNQEYIVISGARENNLKNVSLRIPKRKITIFTGVSGSGKSSIVFDTIAAESQRLLNENFSMFVRTFLPRFPQPDADALENLSMAVIVDQKRLGGGSHSTMGTITDISPILRLLFSRVGQPYVGPVNMFSFNDPQGMCPECNGIGRRLGIDMSKAVDMSKSLNEGAILLPGYSVSSWDWNMIVQSGPFDLDKKISDYSDENLELLLYGKARKVKMDFAGKATNITVEGVIEKFTNKYIKQDVKTKSERTQQSVAPYITEGTCSACRGARLSQAALNCRINGHNIAELSAMEVGQLIRVIREIEDSASAPVVKALAERLQHLVDIGLDYLTLDRETDTLSGGESQRVKMVKHLSGSLVDVTYIFDEPSIGLHPRDVHRLNGLLQKLRDKGNTVLVVEHDPDVIKVADYIVDVGPHAGSRGGNVVYKGSYQGLLESGTLTGTHMKRSLQLKQDCRHSSGKLSINDATQHNLRNVSVDIPTGVLTVVTGVAGSGKSTLINDVFLSQHQDAIVIDQSAIGVSTRSNPATYTGIMDDVRKAFASANKVNQGLFSFNSKGACENCQGLGVVYTDIGYLDSVKLPCEVCGGKRFKEEVLEYKLNGKSIAEVLEMTVEQALDFFQLKEVVRKLQAMSDVGLNYITLGQPLSTLSGGECQRIKLASELHKNGSIYVMDEPTTGLHMSDIGHLLEIMNRLVDAGNTVIVIEHNLDVISQADWIIDMGPDGGSKGGQVVFEGTPTQIIHAEKSITGKYLK
- a CDS encoding ABC transporter permease, whose amino-acid sequence is MKFTDSRLFQIALGFLVPIVLLGGWQYASVTGYVAPNLLPPLNRIYDTFTDLLASGELAEHLRITIYRVFSGFVAGLAVALVLGILNGYFRFFRYLFDPLLQALRNIPSMAWVPLFILWLGIYETSKITLIAIGVFFPVYLNLLTGIMSVDRKLIEVGWVHGYKGFRLIWHFYLPATLPSLVVGMRSGLSMGWMFVVAAEIMGASKGLGFLMTDGQTTGRPAIIMTSLILFAIFGKLTDMAMVWLGSKLLYWHDLVDRTPKGNI
- a CDS encoding aliphatic sulfonate ABC transporter substrate-binding protein; the protein is MRLGKGKQLAFVIVMILVVLQLAGCGNGTSKEASSSVTKIKLDYAYYNPVSLVLKEKGFLEEALKSDGTEVEWVLSAGSNKALEYLNSKSIDFGSTAGAAALLGKSNGNPIKSIYVYSKPEWTALVTKADSTIAKAEDLKGKKIAVTRGTDPHIFLLRILDQAGLTEKDVELVQLQHADGKAALEKGEVDAWAGLDPFMAQTEVEQGSKLVIRDASLNTYGVLNVRESFASDNPELTKKVIEAYEKARNWAIDNGDEFKKIVSEQSKQTLPVVDKVIERTDLSDPVIGDKQKEALNAAGVVLLKSGIIPEDTDVAKVVDELIDSQYFTKIAQ
- a CDS encoding SRPBCC family protein, which translates into the protein MSLALSLDFQYTTSIEKAWSALTDSNKLAKWITENDFKPVVGHRFQFRHQPNEYWDGLVDGEVLIVEAPNRLSYSWATGDERHTVTWTLQDLGDGKVNLHLDQTGFSNVHGLEGARYGWGNWFGGFEKALEL